In one Nicotiana sylvestris chromosome 8, ASM39365v2, whole genome shotgun sequence genomic region, the following are encoded:
- the LOC104235280 gene encoding F-box/LRR-repeat protein 15: protein MRIWCCFCFGEEEEYNNKGYKKSMRDPILGNNGEESPDETPAFDWRAVFDGVDVGGAGASRPRADNVGVRRNEEIDFDINWLLSDVEARNGNYSGERMLNVNLNLGLSEEASSSSTVQKEDPDRDSCSKRPKVNSFSLDWDNHLLQETSYLCPMNEGGGDMSLSNFLDATDDKGKDIGISKMEDLDVRMDLTDDLLHMVFSFLDHIDLCRAASVCRQWRAASSHEDFWRYLNFENKQISSDQFEDMCRRYPNATAVNLYGTLNIHPLAMKAVSSLRNLEALTLGRGQLGETFFQALTDCHMLKSLTVNDATLGNGIQEIPIYHDRLRLLQLVKCRVLRVSVRCPQLETLSLKRSSMPHAVLNCPLLHDLDIASCHKLSDAAIRSAATACPLLESLDMSNCSCVSDETLREIAQTCASLRVLDASYCPNISLESVRLVMLTVLKLHSCEGITSASMAAIAHSYMLEVLELDNCSLLTSVSLDLPRLQNIRLVHCRKFIDLNLHSGMLSSITVSNCPLLQRINITSSALKKLVLQKQESLTTITLQCLNLLEVDLTECESLTNSICEVFSDGGGCPVLKSLILDNCESLTAVAFCSTSLVSLSLAGCRALISLQLRCSYLEQVSLDGCDHLEIASFSPVGLRSLNLGICPKMSVLNIEAPQMASLELKGCGVLSEASINCPLLTSFDASFCSQLKDDCLSATTSSCPLIESLILMSCPSVGCDGLLSLHSLPNLTYLDLSYTFLVNLQPVYESCLRLKVLKLQACKYLTDTSLEPLYKDNALPALCELDLSYGTLCQSAIEELLACCTHLTHVSLNGCVNMHDLNWGFTGDQRSRIPSVGIAPHGSSLVEQHFPNEQPKRLLENLNCVGCPNIKKVVIPMAQGFLLSSLNLSLSANLKEVDIACYNLCFLNLSNCCSLESLQLECPRLSSLFLQSCNIDEEAVEAAISRCTMLETLDVRFCPKICPPSMGRLRAACPSLKRIFSSLVPS, encoded by the exons ATgaggatttggtgttgtttttgcttcggtgaagaagaagaatataatAACAAGGGTTACAAGAAGAGTATGAGGGACCCGATTTTGGGAAATAACGGCGAGGAATCGCCGGATGAAACCCCGGCATTTGACTGGAGGGCGGTTTTTGACGGCGTTGATGTTGGCGGCGCCGGCGCGTCGAGGCCACGCGCGGATAATGTTGGTGTCCGGAGGAATGAGGAGATTGATTTTGATATCAACTGGTTACTCAGTGACGTGGAGGCGAGGAATGGGAATTACAGTGGTGAGAGAATGTTGAATGTTAATTTAAATTTAGGGTTGAGTGAAGAGGCTTCTTCGTCCTCAACAGTGCAGAAAGAGGATCCTGATCGTGATTCCTGTAGTAAAAGGCCCAAAGTTAACTCATTTTCGCT GGATTGGGACAACCACTTGTTGCAGGAGACGAGTTACCTTTGTCCTATGAACGAGGGTGGTGGAGATATGAGTTTGTCCAACTTTCTTGATGCTACAGATGATAAGGGGAAAGATATTGGCATCTCAAAAATGGAGGATTTAGATGTGCGGATGGATCTTACTGATGACTTGTTGCATATG GTATTCTCTTTCTTGGACCATATTGATCTCTGTCGAGCTGCAAGTGTTTGTAGGCAGTGGAGAGCAGCTAGCTCTCATGAAGATTTTTGGCGGTATCTCAATTTTGAGAACAAGCAGATTTCCTCAGATCAAT TTGAGGATATGTGTCGACGATACCCAAATGCAACAGCTGTTAATTTATATGGAACTCTTAATATTCATCCACTAGCAATGAAAGCGGTTTCCTCATTAAG AAATCTTGAAGCTCTGACTTTGGGTAGAGGTCAGCTGGGAGAAACATTTTTCCAGGCCTTAACGGACTGCCATATGTTGAAGAGCTTGACTGTTAATGATGCTACTCTTGGAAATGGTATTCAGGAGATACCTATTTATCATGACAGATTGCGTCTTCTGCAGCTCGTGAAGTGTCGTGTGCTTCGAGTTTCTGTCAG GTGTCCGCAGCTTGAAACGTTGTCACTCAAGCGCAGTAGCATGCCACATGCCGTGCTTAATTGCCCACTTTTACATGACCTTGATATAGCTTCATGTCACAAGCTTTCAGATGCCGCTATTCGCTCAGCAGCAACAGCATGCCCTCTTTTAGAGTCTTTGGATATGTCAAATTGTTCATGTGTTAGTGATGAAACACTGCGAGAAATAGCTCAAACTTGTGCAAGTCTTCGAGTTCTAGATGCTTCATACTGCCCTAACATTTCTCTTGAG TCTGTGAGGCTGGTTATGTTGACTGTTCTCAAGCTTCACAGTTGTGAGGGCATAACATCAGCTTCCATGGCTGCCATAGCCCATAGCTATATGTTAGAG GTTCTAGAGCTTGATAATTGCAGTTTATTAACATCAGTGTCCTTGGATCTTCCTCGCCTTCAGAACATCAGACTCGTACATTGTCGCAA GTTTATTGACCTCAACTTGCATAGTGGCATGTTATCATCAATTACTGTTTCTAATTGCCCACTGCTCCAACGAATCAATATAACTTCAAGTGCACTCAAA AAATTAGTTTTGCAGAAGCAAGAAAGCTTGACAACAATTACATTGCAGTGCCTGAATTTGCTAGAAGTAGACCTTACTGAGTGCGAATCGCTCACCAATTCTATCTGTGAAGTTTTCAGCGATGGTGGTGGCTGTCCTGTGCTTAAATCCTTAATTCTAGATAATTGCGAG AGCTTGACAGCTGTGGCTTTCTGCAGCACTTCTTTGGTTTCTCTCTCACTTGCTGGTTGCCGTGCTTTAATTTCTCTTCAACTCAGGTGCTCTTATCTTGAGCAAGTCTCTTTAGATGGTTGTGATCATCTTGAAATAGCATCTTTTTCCCCA GTTGGTCTTCGGTCACTTAATCTCGGTATATGCCCCAAAATGAGTGTGCTCAATATCGAAGCTCCACAAATGGCTTCACTTGAGCTGAAGGGCTGTGGTGTGCTATCTGAAGCATCCATTAATTGCCCTCTCTTGACCTCTTTTGATGCTTCATTCTGCAG CCAACTCAAGGATGACTGTTTATCTGCCACGACCTCATCATGCCCCCTTATCGAGTCATTAATACTAATGTCATGTCCATCTGTTGGCTGTGATGGACTGCTCTCTTTGCATTCCCTCCCAAACTTGACCTACCTTGATCTATCCTACACATTTTTGGTTAACTTGCAGCCTGTTTATGAATCATGCTTGCGATTAAAG GTCCTAAAATTGCAAGCATGCAAGTATCTCACCGATACATCTTTGGAACCTCTTTACAAAGACAATGCTCTCCCAGCCCTTTGTGAGTTGGATTTGTCATATGGGACGCTGTGCCAATCAGCCATTGAGGAATTGCTTGCTTGCTGCACACATTTGACTCATGTCAGCTTGAATGGATGTGTTAATATGCATGATTTGAACTGGGGATTTACTGGTGACCAACGGTCGCGTATACCCAGTGTTGGTATAGCACCTCATGGATCTTCCTTGGTAGAACAACATTTTCCAAATGAACAACCAAAGCGTTTGCTAGAGAACCTAAATTGTGTAGGTTGCCCAAATATAAAAAAGGTGGTTATTCCGATGGCACAAGGTTTCCTTTTGTCATCATTAAACCTTTCCCTGTCTGCGAATTTGAAGGAGGTTGATATAGCTTGTTACAACCTGTGCTTTCTCAATTTGAG CAACTGTTGTTCACTGGAATCGTTGCAACTGGAATGTCCAAGATTGAGTAGCCTCTTTCTTCAG TCCTGCAACATTGACGAGGAAGCTGTTGAAGCTGCAATTTCACGATGTACCATGCTTGAGACACTGGATGTACGCTTTTGTCCCAAG ATTTGCCCACCGAGCATGGGGAGGTTACGTGCTGCATGTCCCAGCTTAAAACGCATCTTTAGCAGCTTAGTCCCATCGTGA